One Nonomuraea angiospora DNA segment encodes these proteins:
- a CDS encoding Mov34/MPN/PAD-1 family protein: MLSISQELVDKIVAHARADHPDEACGVIAGRNGVPERFVPMENAERSPTFYRFDSMEQLRVWREMDDRDEEPVVIYHSHTATEAYPSRTDVSYASEPDAHYVLVSTRDEDEVEFRSYRILDGVITEEEVRFLP; this comes from the coding sequence ATGCTGTCGATCTCGCAGGAACTGGTGGACAAGATCGTCGCCCATGCCCGCGCCGACCACCCCGACGAGGCGTGCGGGGTCATCGCGGGCAGGAACGGGGTCCCCGAGCGGTTCGTCCCGATGGAGAACGCCGAACGCTCGCCCACCTTCTACCGCTTCGACTCCATGGAGCAGCTGCGCGTCTGGCGTGAGATGGACGACCGCGACGAGGAGCCCGTCGTGATCTACCACTCCCACACGGCCACCGAGGCGTACCCGTCGCGCACCGACGTCTCCTACGCCTCCGAGCCGGACGCCCACTACGTCCTGGTCTCCACGCGGGACGAGGACGAGGTGGAGTTCCGCTCGTACCGCATCCTCGACGGAGTGATTACCGAGGAAGAGGTAAGGTTTCTCCCATGA
- a CDS encoding MoaD/ThiS family protein has translation MAIEVRIPTILRNYTGGAKAVDAEGATLEELISNLESRHPGIKERLVDAGNLRRFVNVYLNDEDVRFLGGLGTPLSDGDTVTVLPAVAGG, from the coding sequence ATGGCCATCGAGGTTCGCATTCCGACCATCCTGCGTAATTACACCGGCGGCGCCAAGGCCGTCGACGCCGAGGGCGCCACCCTCGAAGAGCTGATCAGCAATCTGGAGTCGCGCCACCCCGGCATCAAGGAGCGCCTGGTCGACGCCGGCAACCTGCGCCGCTTCGTCAACGTCTACCTGAACGACGAGGACGTGCGCTTCCTGGGCGGCCTGGGCACGCCGCTGTCCGACGGCGACACGGTGACCGTGCTGCCCGCCGTCGCCGGCGGGTGA
- the murI gene encoding glutamate racemase has translation MPDTSIGIFDSGVGGLTVARAIIDQLPHESITYVADTARQPYGPKRIAEVRAYALEVMDHLVEHGVKMLVIACNSASAAVLRDARERYDVPVVEVIQPATRRAVRATRTGRVGVIATRATIESMAYHDAFTAAPDVQLTGVAAPRLVEYVERGETMSGELIEVLNEYLEPIRAAGCDTLILGCTHYPLLTGAISYVVGDGVTLVSSAEETAKDVYRILHDRDLAAGGEATPRHRFRATGDSLLFARLGRRFLGPEIDVVEVAPVGGTTSNGHSAAPVSGLTSDDTGFPRPGRDAERRIGKEPT, from the coding sequence GTGCCGGACACGAGTATTGGGATCTTCGACAGCGGGGTCGGCGGCCTGACGGTCGCCCGCGCGATCATCGACCAGTTGCCCCATGAGTCCATCACGTACGTGGCCGACACGGCCCGTCAGCCGTACGGGCCCAAACGCATCGCGGAGGTCCGCGCCTACGCCCTGGAAGTGATGGACCACCTCGTCGAGCACGGCGTGAAGATGCTGGTGATCGCCTGCAACAGCGCCAGCGCCGCCGTGCTGCGCGACGCCCGCGAGCGTTACGACGTGCCGGTCGTCGAGGTGATCCAGCCCGCCACCAGGCGAGCGGTGCGCGCCACCCGTACGGGCAGGGTCGGCGTGATCGCCACCAGGGCCACGATCGAGTCCATGGCCTACCACGACGCCTTCACCGCGGCGCCCGACGTGCAGCTCACCGGCGTGGCCGCCCCACGCCTGGTGGAGTACGTCGAGCGCGGCGAGACGATGAGCGGCGAGCTCATCGAGGTGCTGAACGAGTACCTGGAGCCCATCAGGGCCGCCGGGTGCGACACCCTCATCCTCGGCTGCACCCACTACCCGCTGCTCACCGGCGCCATCTCCTATGTCGTCGGCGACGGTGTCACGCTGGTCTCCAGCGCCGAGGAGACGGCCAAGGACGTCTACCGGATCCTGCACGACCGCGATCTGGCGGCAGGAGGCGAGGCCACCCCCCGGCACCGCTTCCGCGCCACCGGCGACTCCCTGCTCTTCGCCCGGCTCGGGCGACGTTTCCTGGGGCCGGAGATCGATGTGGTCGAAGTCGCACCAGTGGGGGGTACTACCTCTAACGGCCACTCGGCCGCGCCGGTGTCGGGACTGACGAGCGACGACACCGGATTCCCGCGGCCGGGTCGCGACGCGGAGCGTCGCATCGGGAAGGAGCCCACATGA
- a CDS encoding molybdopterin-dependent oxidoreductase, with the protein MQSNSVVPAWARALMGLVAGGVALGIAQLVAAFAGAGSSPVVAVGDAVIDLTPAPVKDFAIRTFGENDKTVLIAGVLIVVLGGIAPLIGTLAVRRLAYGFAGLAVFAVIGLAAVLTRPDAGVLDVLPTVVGAAAGAWALRWLVRRAAAEPFTLPAPPPAGTLPAPPPADATEPTGAAEDVGAGGATDATQPASAAESGGARGGGSGGGGDSVERPAVMLAGADLWTFDRRRLLTGAAGGAVVAVGSAVLGQALGGRRAVDAARVRVALPKPATPAKPIPAGADLHIRGLSPFITKNRDFYRVDTALVVPQVDPNDWKLRIHGMVDRPVELTYQELLGMPLTEADVTLTCVSNEVGGEYVGNARWLGVRMAEVLRRAGLRSGADMLLSTSADGFTCGTPVDVVMDGRDALFAIAMNGEALPVAHGFPVRQVVPGLYGYVSATKWVVDIKVTRFDQDEAYWTPRGWAAKGPIKTQSRIDVPKSGDSVKAGRAAIAGVAWAQHTGVDAVEVRVDQGQWRQARLAEVPGPDTWRQWSIDWDATAGEHTIQVRATDAAGRTQTEQEAPPAPDGATGWHTITVTVT; encoded by the coding sequence GTGCAGAGTAATTCGGTGGTGCCCGCCTGGGCGCGGGCCCTGATGGGGCTGGTGGCCGGGGGCGTAGCCCTCGGGATCGCGCAGCTCGTGGCCGCGTTCGCCGGGGCCGGGTCGTCGCCCGTGGTGGCGGTGGGCGACGCGGTGATCGACCTGACGCCCGCTCCGGTCAAGGACTTCGCGATCAGGACGTTCGGCGAGAACGACAAGACCGTCCTCATCGCGGGCGTGCTGATCGTGGTGCTCGGCGGGATCGCGCCCCTCATCGGGACGCTGGCCGTCCGCAGGCTCGCCTACGGCTTCGCCGGGCTGGCCGTTTTCGCGGTGATCGGCCTGGCGGCGGTGCTGACCCGGCCGGATGCCGGGGTTCTCGACGTGCTGCCGACCGTGGTGGGGGCGGCGGCCGGCGCCTGGGCGCTGAGATGGCTGGTACGGCGGGCCGCGGCCGAGCCCTTCACGCTCCCGGCACCCCCACCCGCCGGCACCCTCCCGGCACCCCCGCCCGCCGACGCCACGGAGCCCACCGGCGCCGCCGAAGACGTTGGAGCCGGCGGGGCCACCGACGCCACCCAACCCGCCAGTGCCGCCGAGTCCGGCGGTGCCCGTGGGGGCGGCAGCGGCGGGGGCGGCGATAGCGTGGAGCGGCCCGCGGTCATGCTGGCCGGGGCGGACCTGTGGACGTTCGACCGGCGGCGGCTGCTGACCGGAGCCGCCGGTGGGGCGGTGGTCGCGGTCGGCAGCGCCGTGCTCGGGCAGGCGCTCGGCGGGCGGCGGGCCGTGGACGCCGCCCGGGTGAGGGTGGCGCTGCCCAAGCCTGCGACCCCCGCCAAGCCCATCCCGGCAGGCGCGGACCTCCACATCAGGGGCTTGTCTCCATTTATTACGAAAAACAGGGACTTCTATAGGGTCGACACGGCGCTGGTCGTCCCCCAGGTGGATCCCAACGACTGGAAGCTGCGCATCCACGGCATGGTCGACCGGCCGGTCGAGCTCACGTACCAGGAGCTTCTCGGCATGCCGCTCACCGAGGCCGACGTCACGCTCACCTGCGTCTCCAACGAGGTCGGCGGCGAGTACGTCGGCAACGCCCGCTGGCTCGGCGTCCGCATGGCCGAGGTGCTGCGCCGGGCCGGCCTCCGGTCCGGCGCCGACATGCTCCTGTCCACCTCGGCCGACGGCTTCACCTGCGGCACCCCGGTCGACGTGGTCATGGACGGCCGCGACGCGCTGTTCGCGATCGCGATGAACGGCGAGGCCCTCCCCGTGGCCCACGGGTTCCCCGTGCGCCAGGTGGTGCCCGGTCTGTACGGGTACGTGTCAGCCACCAAGTGGGTCGTGGACATCAAGGTGACCAGGTTCGACCAGGACGAGGCGTACTGGACGCCGCGCGGCTGGGCGGCCAAGGGTCCCATCAAGACGCAGTCGCGGATCGACGTGCCCAAGTCGGGCGATTCGGTGAAGGCCGGGCGGGCCGCGATCGCCGGTGTGGCCTGGGCGCAGCACACCGGGGTGGACGCCGTGGAGGTCAGGGTCGATCAGGGGCAGTGGCGGCAGGCGAGACTGGCCGAGGTGCCGGGGCCCGACACCTGGCGGCAGTGGTCGATCGACTGGGACGCCACGGCGGGGGAGCACACGATCCAGGTGCGGGCGACCGACGCGGCCGGGCGTACCCAGACCGAGCAGGAGGCCCCGCCCGCGCCCGACGGCGCAACCGGCTGGCACACCATCACGGTGACGGTGACCTGA
- a CDS encoding DUF3352 domain-containing protein, producing MSANNPPYGQDPDRTTAYNWNQGQQPENPAPMPQSSGQPYPPQQPYQQGGYGQQASYGQQQPYNPQQGYGQQQQQPPYDAGYGQQGSYGQQQSWQQGQQQAQGGWQQQQPPQQGWQQEQQGWQQGQGWQQEQQQQGWQNDQYAQGGWQQQGPEGFGPAQPAKKGRKTWIIAAAAALAVILLGGGAVWAMNAIGGGGTQPNEVLPANSIAYARLDLDPAANQKLALFQIARKFTVTKDSFTGEDPRKALFDTLNSDSDAKVDFAKDVDPWLGSRVGFAAVPSGKEEPDFAVAVQIKDEAQAKAGIAKLMKGEKYGLAFRDDYALLSSTQELADKYAKSEGSLADNAEFSDDMGAVGEQGVLSFWADMGGLMELAKKEVPAEQAALVDQVKDARFAGALRFDSAYVELAGLVRGAKGMTPEGDLPKANLGTLPATTAGAVSISGLDQMVTKQWAQIQKQAAATGGAEVKQMLEQAQSQLGLQLPGDLATIFGKNFTLAVDSQGLGGDQIKGGVRIATDPAKAQAIVDKVQQALTSQGQGAPQIAKVAGDGVFTVATTDEYAKQLAGEGTLGDSETFQTAIPNADDANYAVFVDLDKVESLYLKSMQGDDKANLQVLRAVGMSGTQTDTEATFSLRVLFN from the coding sequence ATGTCTGCGAATAATCCCCCCTACGGCCAGGATCCTGACCGGACCACGGCGTACAACTGGAACCAGGGGCAGCAGCCGGAGAACCCCGCGCCGATGCCTCAGTCATCGGGACAGCCGTACCCGCCGCAGCAGCCCTACCAGCAGGGGGGCTACGGCCAGCAGGCGTCCTACGGCCAGCAGCAGCCGTACAACCCTCAGCAGGGGTACGGGCAGCAGCAGCAGCAGCCCCCCTACGACGCCGGCTACGGCCAGCAGGGCTCCTACGGCCAGCAGCAGAGCTGGCAGCAGGGCCAGCAGCAGGCCCAGGGCGGCTGGCAGCAGCAGCAGCCGCCGCAGCAGGGCTGGCAGCAGGAGCAGCAGGGCTGGCAACAGGGCCAGGGCTGGCAGCAGGAACAGCAGCAGCAAGGTTGGCAGAACGACCAGTACGCCCAGGGCGGCTGGCAGCAGCAGGGACCCGAGGGGTTCGGCCCGGCGCAACCGGCCAAGAAGGGCCGCAAGACCTGGATCATCGCCGCGGCCGCCGCGCTCGCGGTGATCCTGCTCGGCGGCGGCGCCGTGTGGGCCATGAACGCCATCGGCGGCGGCGGCACGCAGCCGAACGAGGTCCTGCCCGCCAACTCGATCGCCTACGCCCGGCTCGACCTGGACCCGGCCGCGAACCAGAAGCTGGCGCTGTTCCAGATCGCCAGGAAGTTCACGGTCACCAAGGACTCCTTCACCGGCGAGGACCCGCGCAAGGCGCTCTTCGACACGCTCAACTCCGACTCCGATGCCAAGGTCGACTTCGCCAAGGACGTCGACCCCTGGCTCGGCAGCAGGGTCGGCTTCGCCGCCGTGCCCTCGGGCAAGGAGGAGCCCGACTTCGCGGTGGCCGTCCAGATCAAGGACGAGGCGCAGGCCAAGGCCGGCATCGCCAAGCTGATGAAGGGCGAGAAGTACGGCCTCGCCTTCCGTGACGACTACGCGCTGCTGAGCTCGACCCAGGAGCTGGCCGACAAGTACGCGAAGTCGGAGGGCAGCCTGGCCGACAACGCCGAGTTCAGCGACGACATGGGCGCGGTCGGCGAGCAGGGCGTGCTGTCGTTCTGGGCCGACATGGGCGGGCTCATGGAGCTGGCCAAGAAGGAGGTCCCGGCCGAGCAGGCCGCCCTGGTGGACCAGGTCAAGGACGCCAGGTTCGCCGGCGCGCTGCGCTTCGACAGCGCGTACGTCGAGCTCGCCGGCCTCGTGCGCGGCGCCAAGGGCATGACCCCCGAGGGCGACCTGCCCAAGGCCAACCTGGGCACGCTGCCCGCCACCACGGCGGGCGCCGTGTCGATCTCCGGCCTCGACCAGATGGTCACCAAGCAGTGGGCCCAGATCCAGAAGCAGGCCGCGGCGACCGGCGGCGCCGAGGTCAAGCAGATGCTGGAGCAGGCGCAGAGCCAGCTCGGGCTGCAGCTCCCCGGCGACCTGGCCACGATCTTCGGCAAGAACTTCACGCTCGCCGTGGACAGCCAGGGCCTGGGCGGCGACCAGATCAAGGGCGGCGTGCGCATCGCCACCGACCCGGCCAAGGCGCAGGCCATCGTCGACAAGGTCCAGCAGGCGCTGACCTCCCAGGGTCAGGGAGCGCCGCAGATCGCCAAGGTCGCCGGCGACGGCGTCTTCACCGTGGCGACGACGGACGAGTACGCCAAGCAGCTGGCCGGTGAGGGCACGCTGGGCGACTCGGAGACGTTCCAGACGGCGATCCCCAACGCGGACGACGCCAACTACGCGGTCTTCGTGGACCTGGACAAGGTGGAGAGCCTCTACCTCAAGTCCATGCAGGGCGACGACAAGGCCAACCTGCAGGTGCTGCGGGCCGTGGGGATGAGCGGCACGCAGACCGACACCGAGGCGACGTTCTCGCTGCGGGTGCTGTTCAACTGA
- the rdgB gene encoding RdgB/HAM1 family non-canonical purine NTP pyrophosphatase, translated as MRIVLATRNGGKIAELRRILSGFDIVGLEEFPSIGEVAETGVTFEENALLKAHAVAQGSGLPAVADDSGLCVDVLGGMPGVFSARWSGRHGDDDANLDLLLAQVSDVPAGKLTAHFACAAALALPSGESRVVEGALQGHLVSARRGSNGFGYDPIFVPDGEERTTAELSPEEKDAISHRGRAFRALAPLVRDLLSS; from the coding sequence ATGAGGATCGTGCTGGCCACCCGCAACGGGGGCAAGATCGCGGAGCTGCGCCGGATCCTGTCCGGGTTCGACATCGTCGGGCTCGAGGAGTTCCCCTCGATCGGCGAGGTCGCCGAGACCGGCGTCACGTTCGAGGAAAACGCGCTGCTCAAGGCGCACGCCGTGGCCCAGGGGTCGGGGCTGCCCGCGGTGGCCGACGACTCGGGGCTCTGCGTCGACGTGCTGGGCGGCATGCCGGGCGTCTTCTCCGCCCGCTGGTCGGGGCGGCACGGCGACGACGACGCCAACCTCGATCTGCTGCTCGCGCAGGTCTCCGACGTGCCCGCCGGCAAGCTGACCGCCCACTTCGCCTGCGCCGCCGCGCTGGCGCTGCCTTCGGGGGAGTCCCGGGTGGTGGAGGGCGCGCTCCAGGGCCACCTCGTCTCCGCCCGCCGGGGGTCCAACGGATTCGGGTACGACCCGATCTTCGTGCCCGACGGCGAGGAGCGCACGACGGCCGAGCTGTCGCCGGAGGAGAAGGACGCGATCAGCCACCGGGGCCGGGCCTTCCGGGCGCTGGCGCCCCTCGTGCGTGATCTGCTCAGCTCGTAA
- a CDS encoding MBL fold metallo-hydrolase, whose amino-acid sequence MKVTIVGCSGSFPGPDSPASCYLIEADGFKLLLDLGNGSLGALQRHISPYEVDAICLSHLHADHCLDLCSYHVVRTYGPGAPYPTLPVYAPADAPARLSAAYGMPDEPGLDTAFDFLPLAPGSFEIGPFTLTAGLVNHPVEAYGFRVTGGGRCVAYSGDTGESSELVKLATGADLLLCEASFVEGPDLPADLHLTGRQAARHAAEAGVDRLVLTHLVPWNDQATVLEEAMGGGFGGPIELARSGAVYDLA is encoded by the coding sequence ATGAAGGTGACCATCGTCGGGTGTTCGGGCAGCTTCCCCGGGCCCGACAGCCCCGCGTCGTGCTACCTCATCGAGGCGGACGGGTTCAAGTTGCTGCTCGACCTCGGCAACGGGTCGCTCGGCGCGCTCCAACGCCACATCAGCCCGTACGAGGTGGACGCGATCTGCCTGTCGCACCTGCACGCCGACCACTGTCTCGACCTCTGCTCCTACCACGTGGTCCGCACGTACGGGCCGGGCGCGCCGTACCCCACCCTGCCCGTCTACGCGCCGGCCGACGCGCCCGCCCGGCTGTCGGCCGCGTACGGGATGCCGGACGAGCCGGGCCTGGACACCGCGTTCGACTTCCTGCCGCTGGCGCCGGGCTCGTTCGAGATCGGGCCGTTCACGCTGACCGCCGGGCTGGTCAACCACCCGGTCGAGGCGTACGGCTTCCGCGTGACCGGCGGCGGCCGGTGCGTGGCCTACTCCGGCGACACCGGCGAGTCGAGCGAGCTGGTGAAGCTGGCCACGGGCGCCGACCTGCTGCTGTGCGAGGCGTCGTTCGTTGAGGGCCCGGACCTGCCCGCCGACCTGCACCTGACCGGCCGCCAGGCCGCCCGGCACGCGGCCGAGGCCGGCGTCGACCGGCTCGTGCTCACCCACCTCGTCCCGTGGAACGACCAGGCCACCGTGCTGGAGGAGGCGATGGGAGGCGGGTTCGGGGGCCCGATCGAGCTGGCCCGCAGCGGCGCGGTCTACGACCTGGCCTGA
- a CDS encoding MFS transporter: MDPYAMTTGVLRNPDFLRFLSSHVASELGANISRVALPLAAVLALNAGPVEVGVLSALQTTAFLLIGLPAGVWVDRMRRRRVMLVSDLARFLLLACIPLAAEVGLLSIGLMFAIALLVGMAQVFNDVADQTYLPELVGTGQLTDGNSKLEIVRSGSFMSGPAVGGALVQLLGAPRTLFATALGALASVLFLSTIKVPDKPPAVTQRTPLLRGIGEGLSYLWRDRLLRMLAVSTVAGNLCTSAVLGLSVLFLAQVVKLPPSTIGLLLMSGGIGGLIGGFTGSWLSRRYGTARMTWLAVILGSPFGLLLPMTQADWRVVCFAITSIALTWSATLLNVGQVTYRQTVTPEHLLGRVNASVRFMTWGIMPLGALLGGILAQQIGVRQALWTIMAARLLTFVPLLFSPLPRMRDFTETQARS; encoded by the coding sequence ATGGATCCTTACGCAATGACAACGGGGGTGTTGCGTAACCCTGACTTCCTCCGGTTCCTCAGTTCGCACGTTGCCAGTGAACTCGGGGCGAATATCTCCCGTGTTGCGCTTCCGCTGGCGGCCGTACTCGCGCTGAATGCCGGTCCCGTGGAGGTCGGGGTCCTGTCAGCACTGCAGACGACGGCGTTCCTGCTCATCGGCCTGCCCGCGGGGGTGTGGGTCGACCGGATGCGCCGGCGGCGCGTGATGCTGGTCTCCGACCTGGCCAGGTTCCTGCTGCTCGCCTGCATCCCGCTGGCCGCGGAGGTGGGGCTGCTGTCGATCGGCCTGATGTTCGCCATCGCGCTGCTGGTCGGCATGGCCCAGGTCTTCAACGACGTGGCCGACCAGACGTACCTGCCTGAGCTGGTCGGCACCGGGCAGCTCACCGACGGCAACTCCAAGCTGGAGATCGTGCGCTCCGGCTCGTTCATGTCCGGGCCGGCCGTGGGGGGCGCGCTGGTGCAGTTGCTCGGGGCGCCGCGCACGCTGTTCGCCACCGCGCTCGGCGCGCTCGCCTCGGTGCTCTTCCTGAGCACGATCAAGGTCCCCGACAAGCCGCCCGCCGTCACCCAGCGCACCCCGTTGTTGCGCGGCATCGGCGAGGGCCTCTCCTACCTGTGGCGCGACCGGCTGCTGCGCATGCTGGCCGTCTCGACGGTGGCCGGAAACCTGTGCACCAGCGCCGTGCTGGGCCTGTCGGTGCTGTTCCTGGCCCAGGTGGTCAAGCTGCCCCCCAGCACCATCGGCCTGCTGCTCATGTCGGGCGGCATCGGCGGCCTGATCGGCGGCTTCACCGGCTCGTGGCTGTCCAGGCGGTACGGCACCGCCAGGATGACCTGGCTGGCGGTCATCCTCGGCTCGCCCTTCGGCCTGCTGCTGCCGATGACGCAGGCCGACTGGCGCGTGGTGTGCTTCGCGATCACTTCGATCGCGCTCACTTGGAGCGCGACATTATTGAACGTGGGCCAGGTCACCTACCGCCAGACCGTGACCCCCGAGCACCTGCTCGGCCGGGTCAACGCCTCGGTCAGGTTCATGACCTGGGGCATCATGCCGCTGGGCGCGCTGCTCGGCGGGATCCTGGCCCAGCAGATCGGGGTGCGCCAGGCCCTGTGGACGATCATGGCGGCCCGGCTGCTGACCTTCGTGCCGCTGCTGTTCTCCCCGTTACCCCGCATGCGCGACTTCACCGAGACTCAGGCCAGGTCGTAG
- the rph gene encoding ribonuclease PH, whose product MSRQDGRNSDQLRPITITRQWLAHAEGSVLVEFGGTRVLCAASVQDSVPRWRRGSGQGWVTAEYAMLPRATNTRNDRESVRGKIGGRTHEISRLIGRSLRACVDYKALGENSILLDCDVLDADGGTRTAAITGAYVALADAIAWMRERRMCPGEPLIGSVAAVSVGVVGSVPLLDLCYTEDVAAETDMNVVMTGEGSFVEVQGTAEGAPFDRAVLNQLLDLAVSGCEELTLIQQEALGS is encoded by the coding sequence ATGTCCCGACAGGATGGCCGCAACTCTGACCAGCTTCGCCCCATAACCATCACCAGGCAGTGGCTCGCCCACGCCGAGGGATCGGTGCTGGTCGAGTTCGGCGGCACGCGGGTGTTGTGCGCGGCCTCGGTCCAGGACAGCGTGCCCCGGTGGCGACGGGGCAGCGGCCAGGGGTGGGTTACGGCCGAATACGCCATGCTGCCCCGGGCGACCAATACCCGCAACGACCGCGAATCGGTCCGCGGCAAAATCGGCGGCCGGACCCACGAGATTTCCCGGCTGATCGGGCGTTCCCTCCGCGCTTGCGTCGATTACAAGGCGCTGGGGGAAAACTCCATTCTGCTCGACTGCGACGTGCTGGACGCCGACGGCGGCACCAGGACCGCCGCGATCACCGGTGCCTACGTCGCGCTCGCCGACGCGATCGCCTGGATGCGCGAGCGCCGGATGTGCCCGGGCGAGCCCCTGATCGGCTCGGTCGCCGCCGTGTCCGTCGGGGTGGTCGGCTCGGTGCCGCTGCTCGACCTCTGCTACACCGAGGACGTCGCCGCCGAGACCGACATGAACGTCGTGATGACCGGCGAGGGCAGCTTCGTCGAGGTGCAGGGCACCGCCGAGGGCGCCCCCTTCGACCGCGCGGTGCTCAACCAGCTCCTCGACCTGGCGGTGTCCGGCTGCGAGGAGCTCACGCTGATCCAGCAGGAAGCCCTGGGCTCATGA
- a CDS encoding thioesterase family protein → MTKFDEATQAIRIDEGTYDVCLDSGYAIGGPLNGGYLMAVILRAAVDASPFEHPVSTTAQFLKAPVAGPAQVRIEPLKAGRTAAFARATLVQDDVAHIEGLITTATLNEVEPIYAEEPAYDMPGIEDCVKLPDPKPESGMNLNARMELLFDPPTIGWLKGEPSGRPESRAYFRMAEPQDPDPYVLALAVDALPPVVFSAGARGWAPTVDLTWHLRALPAPGWLTLLGSGRLVSDGWFDEEVEVRDSAGRLVAQARQLARVGRG, encoded by the coding sequence ATGACCAAGTTCGACGAGGCGACTCAGGCGATCAGGATCGACGAGGGCACGTACGACGTGTGCCTCGACTCCGGATACGCGATCGGCGGCCCCCTCAACGGCGGCTACCTCATGGCCGTGATCCTGCGCGCTGCGGTGGACGCCTCGCCGTTCGAGCATCCGGTGAGCACGACGGCGCAGTTCCTCAAGGCGCCGGTCGCCGGGCCCGCGCAGGTCAGGATCGAGCCGCTCAAGGCGGGCAGGACGGCCGCGTTCGCCAGGGCCACGCTCGTGCAGGACGACGTGGCGCACATCGAGGGGCTGATCACGACGGCCACGTTGAACGAGGTCGAGCCGATCTACGCCGAAGAGCCGGCCTACGACATGCCCGGCATCGAGGACTGCGTCAAGCTCCCCGACCCCAAGCCCGAGTCGGGCATGAACCTCAATGCCCGGATGGAGCTGCTCTTCGACCCGCCCACGATCGGCTGGCTGAAGGGCGAGCCCTCCGGCAGGCCCGAGTCGCGGGCGTACTTCAGGATGGCCGAGCCCCAGGACCCGGACCCGTACGTGCTGGCGCTGGCCGTGGACGCGCTGCCGCCGGTGGTGTTCTCGGCGGGCGCGCGGGGCTGGGCGCCGACCGTGGACCTCACCTGGCACCTGCGGGCGCTGCCCGCCCCCGGCTGGCTCACGCTGCTCGGCAGTGGCCGGCTGGTCTCGGACGGCTGGTTCGACGAGGAGGTCGAGGTACGCGACTCCGCCGGCCGCCTTGTCGCCCAGGCGCGCCAGCTCGCCCGGGTCGGACGCGGCTGA
- a CDS encoding PLP-dependent cysteine synthase family protein — translation MRFDSLIDSVGRTPLVGLPRLSPSADVRIWAKLEDRNPTGSIKDRPALWMIQEAEKDGRLTPGCTILEPTSGNTGISLAMSAKLKGYKLICVMPENTSEERRQLLRMWGAQIISSPAAGGSNEAVRVAKELAAQNPSWVMLYQYGNPANWRSHYETTGPEILEDLPTVTHFVAGLGTTGTLMGVGRFLRERVPGVQIVAAEPRYGELVYGLRNVDEGFIPELYDESVLTTRFSVGSADALRRTRELLAAEGIFAGVSTGAALHAALGVATKAVKAGERADVVFVVADGGWKYLSTGAYEGTLDEAEERLEGQLWA, via the coding sequence ATGCGGTTCGACTCGCTGATCGACTCGGTCGGCCGCACGCCCCTCGTGGGGCTGCCGAGGTTGTCGCCCTCCGCCGACGTGCGGATCTGGGCCAAGCTCGAAGACCGCAACCCGACCGGGTCGATCAAGGACAGGCCCGCCCTGTGGATGATCCAGGAGGCCGAGAAGGACGGCCGGCTCACGCCCGGCTGCACGATCCTCGAGCCCACCAGCGGCAACACGGGCATCTCGCTCGCCATGTCGGCCAAGCTCAAGGGCTACAAGCTGATCTGCGTGATGCCCGAGAACACCTCGGAGGAGCGCCGCCAGCTCCTGCGCATGTGGGGCGCGCAGATCATCTCCTCGCCCGCGGCGGGCGGCTCCAACGAGGCCGTGCGGGTGGCCAAGGAGCTCGCGGCCCAGAATCCCTCCTGGGTGATGCTCTACCAGTACGGAAACCCGGCCAACTGGCGCTCGCACTACGAGACCACCGGCCCGGAGATCCTCGAGGACCTGCCCACCGTCACCCACTTCGTGGCCGGGCTCGGCACGACCGGCACGCTGATGGGCGTCGGGCGGTTCCTGCGCGAGCGGGTGCCCGGCGTGCAGATCGTCGCCGCCGAGCCGCGTTACGGCGAGCTGGTCTACGGGCTGCGCAACGTGGACGAGGGCTTCATCCCCGAGCTCTACGACGAGTCCGTGCTGACCACCCGCTTCTCCGTGGGCTCGGCCGACGCGCTGCGGCGCACGCGCGAGCTGCTGGCCGCGGAGGGCATCTTCGCCGGCGTCTCGACCGGCGCGGCGCTGCACGCGGCGCTGGGCGTGGCCACGAAGGCGGTCAAGGCGGGCGAGCGCGCCGACGTCGTGTTCGTGGTGGCCGACGGCGGCTGGAAATACCTGTCCACGGGCGCCTACGAGGGCACCCTGGACGAGGCGGAAGAGCGCCTCGAAGGCCAGCTCTGGGCCTGA